One Punica granatum isolate Tunisia-2019 chromosome 3, ASM765513v2, whole genome shotgun sequence genomic window carries:
- the LOC116200747 gene encoding protein DETOXIFICATION 12-like isoform X4: MHLPLTMLGMASALETLCGQAFGACQYRKVGIQTQTAILCLTLVCIPLSFLWFYMEKLLIFTGQEPMISREAGKFTACLIPALFSYALTQPLVRYFQAQSLTVPMLVSSSVSLCVHVPLCWALVFKSSLGNLGAAVAIDVSYWLNVALLVLFAWYSQSCEKTRATVSLEMFHGVGEFFRFAIPSAVMICLEWWSFELLILLSGLLPNPELETSVLSVCLTTISTLYMIPYGFGAAASTRISNELGAGNPRAAKGVVRVVMSLAVVEMGIVSIALFLSRKVFGYTFSSEKEVVDYVTRMAPLVCLSVIFDSLQGVLSGVARGCGWQHIGAYVNLGAFYLCGIPVAAFLGFRTGLRGLGLWIGIQTGAFVQTVLLAVVTSCVNWEKQAREARERLFEGRSMAGDLLI, from the exons ATGCATTTGCCACTTACAATG CTAGGGATGGCTAGTGCACTCGAGACACTATGCGGCCAGGCCTTTGGAGCTTGCCAATACCGTAAAGTTGGGATCCAGACCCAGACTGCAATTTTATGCCTCACCCTAGTCTGCATACCCCTCTCTTTCTTATGGTTTTACATGGAGAAACTGCTCATCTTCACTGGCCAAGAACCCATGATCTCCCGAGAGGCCGGGAAGTTCACCGCTTGTCTTATCCCAGCTCTCTTCTCCTATGCTTTGACGCAGCCACTGGTCCGCTATTTCCAGGCCCAGAGCCTGACAGTCCCCATGCTCGTGAGCTCGTCTGTGAGCCTCTGTGTCCATGTGCCCCTGTGCTGGGCCCTTGTGTTCAAGTCTAGCCTCGGAAACCTTGGGGCTGCTGTGGCTATTGACGTGTCATATTGGTTGAACGTGGCACTACTGGTGTTGTTTGCGTGGTACTCCCAGTCCTGCGAGAAGACGCGGGCCACTGTCTCCTTAGAGATGTTTCATGGTGTTGGGGAGTTCTTCCGGTTTGCTATCCCTTCGGCTGTAATGATATG CCTCGAATGGTGGTCGTTTGAGCTGCTTATCTTGCTTTCTGGGCTTTTACCAAACCCTGAGCTCGAAACTTCGGTCCTATCTGTGTG CCTCACGACCATTTCAACCCTCTACATGATCCCATACGGATTCGGTGCTGCTGCAAG CACAAGAATCTCAAACGAACTTGGAGCTGGGAACCCACGTGCGGCCAAGGGGGTTGTTCGTGTTGTGATGTCTCTCGCGGTGGTGGAGATGGGTATTGTGAGCATAGCTTTGTTTCTAAGTAGGAAGGTTTTCGGATATACCTTCAGCAGCGAGAAGGAAGTGGTGGACTATGTGACGAGGATGGCCCCTCTGGTTTGCTTATCTGTCATCTTCGACAGTTTACAAGGTGTTCTCTCAG GGGTGGCTAGAGGATGTGGATGGCAGCACATTGGGGCGTACGTGAATCTTGGAGCGTTCTATCTATGTGGAATCCCGGTGGCCGCCTTTCTAGGTTTTAGGACAGGCTTAAGGGGACTAGGACTTTGGATCGGAATCCAAACCGGAGCTTTTGTGCAAACGGTGCTTCTCGCAGTTGTCACGAGCTGTGTCAACTGGGAAAAGCAG GCAAGGGAAGCAAGGGAGAGGCTATTCGAAGGAAGAAGTATGGCAGGCGATCTATTGATATGA
- the LOC116200747 gene encoding protein DETOXIFICATION 12-like isoform X5, whose protein sequence is MASALETLCGQAFGACQYRKVGIQTQTAILCLTLVCIPLSFLWFYMEKLLIFTGQEPMISREAGKFTACLIPALFSYALTQPLVRYFQAQSLTVPMLVSSSVSLCVHVPLCWALVFKSSLGNLGAAVAIDVSYWLNVALLVLFAWYSQSCEKTRATVSLEMFHGVGEFFRFAIPSAVMICLEWWSFELLILLSGLLPNPELETSVLSVCLTTISTLYMIPYGFGAAASTRISNELGAGNPRAAKGVVRVVMSLAVVEMGIVSIALFLSRKVFGYTFSSEKEVVDYVTRMAPLVCLSVIFDSLQGVLSGVARGCGWQHIGAYVNLGAFYLCGIPVAAFLGFRTGLRGLGLWIGIQTGAFVQTVLLAVVTSCVNWEKQAREARERLFEGRSMAGDLLI, encoded by the exons ATGGCTAGTGCACTCGAGACACTATGCGGCCAGGCCTTTGGAGCTTGCCAATACCGTAAAGTTGGGATCCAGACCCAGACTGCAATTTTATGCCTCACCCTAGTCTGCATACCCCTCTCTTTCTTATGGTTTTACATGGAGAAACTGCTCATCTTCACTGGCCAAGAACCCATGATCTCCCGAGAGGCCGGGAAGTTCACCGCTTGTCTTATCCCAGCTCTCTTCTCCTATGCTTTGACGCAGCCACTGGTCCGCTATTTCCAGGCCCAGAGCCTGACAGTCCCCATGCTCGTGAGCTCGTCTGTGAGCCTCTGTGTCCATGTGCCCCTGTGCTGGGCCCTTGTGTTCAAGTCTAGCCTCGGAAACCTTGGGGCTGCTGTGGCTATTGACGTGTCATATTGGTTGAACGTGGCACTACTGGTGTTGTTTGCGTGGTACTCCCAGTCCTGCGAGAAGACGCGGGCCACTGTCTCCTTAGAGATGTTTCATGGTGTTGGGGAGTTCTTCCGGTTTGCTATCCCTTCGGCTGTAATGATATG CCTCGAATGGTGGTCGTTTGAGCTGCTTATCTTGCTTTCTGGGCTTTTACCAAACCCTGAGCTCGAAACTTCGGTCCTATCTGTGTG CCTCACGACCATTTCAACCCTCTACATGATCCCATACGGATTCGGTGCTGCTGCAAG CACAAGAATCTCAAACGAACTTGGAGCTGGGAACCCACGTGCGGCCAAGGGGGTTGTTCGTGTTGTGATGTCTCTCGCGGTGGTGGAGATGGGTATTGTGAGCATAGCTTTGTTTCTAAGTAGGAAGGTTTTCGGATATACCTTCAGCAGCGAGAAGGAAGTGGTGGACTATGTGACGAGGATGGCCCCTCTGGTTTGCTTATCTGTCATCTTCGACAGTTTACAAGGTGTTCTCTCAG GGGTGGCTAGAGGATGTGGATGGCAGCACATTGGGGCGTACGTGAATCTTGGAGCGTTCTATCTATGTGGAATCCCGGTGGCCGCCTTTCTAGGTTTTAGGACAGGCTTAAGGGGACTAGGACTTTGGATCGGAATCCAAACCGGAGCTTTTGTGCAAACGGTGCTTCTCGCAGTTGTCACGAGCTGTGTCAACTGGGAAAAGCAG GCAAGGGAAGCAAGGGAGAGGCTATTCGAAGGAAGAAGTATGGCAGGCGATCTATTGATATGA
- the LOC116200747 gene encoding protein DETOXIFICATION 12-like isoform X1: MEKNRKASPSPMEEDLLIGGVGGGKSVRGWEVFREEVKRLIWIAGPMVAVTLSQYMVQVLSVMMVGHLGELSLSSTAVAISLSGVTGFSLMLGMASALETLCGQAFGACQYRKVGIQTQTAILCLTLVCIPLSFLWFYMEKLLIFTGQEPMISREAGKFTACLIPALFSYALTQPLVRYFQAQSLTVPMLVSSSVSLCVHVPLCWALVFKSSLGNLGAAVAIDVSYWLNVALLVLFAWYSQSCEKTRATVSLEMFHGVGEFFRFAIPSAVMICLEWWSFELLILLSGLLPNPELETSVLSVCLTTISTLYMIPYGFGAAASTRISNELGAGNPRAAKGVVRVVMSLAVVEMGIVSIALFLSRKVFGYTFSSEKEVVDYVTRMAPLVCLSVIFDSLQGVLSGVARGCGWQHIGAYVNLGAFYLCGIPVAAFLGFRTGLRGLGLWIGIQTGAFVQTVLLAVVTSCVNWEKQAREARERLFEGRSMAGDLLI; this comes from the exons ATGGAGAAGAACCGCAAGGCATCGCCGTCGCCAATGGAGGAGGATCTGCTGATCGGCGGAGTCGGCGGGGGGAAGTCGGTGAGGGGATGGGAGGTGTTCCGGGAGGAGGTGAAGAGGCTAATTTGGATAGCGGGGCCGATGGTGGCGGTGACACTTTCGCAATACATGGTCCAGGTTTTATCGGTGATGATGGTCGGCCACCTCGGTGAGCTCTCCCTCTCCAGCACCGCCGTCGCCATCTCCCTCTCCGGCGTCACCGGCTTCAGCTTAATG CTAGGGATGGCTAGTGCACTCGAGACACTATGCGGCCAGGCCTTTGGAGCTTGCCAATACCGTAAAGTTGGGATCCAGACCCAGACTGCAATTTTATGCCTCACCCTAGTCTGCATACCCCTCTCTTTCTTATGGTTTTACATGGAGAAACTGCTCATCTTCACTGGCCAAGAACCCATGATCTCCCGAGAGGCCGGGAAGTTCACCGCTTGTCTTATCCCAGCTCTCTTCTCCTATGCTTTGACGCAGCCACTGGTCCGCTATTTCCAGGCCCAGAGCCTGACAGTCCCCATGCTCGTGAGCTCGTCTGTGAGCCTCTGTGTCCATGTGCCCCTGTGCTGGGCCCTTGTGTTCAAGTCTAGCCTCGGAAACCTTGGGGCTGCTGTGGCTATTGACGTGTCATATTGGTTGAACGTGGCACTACTGGTGTTGTTTGCGTGGTACTCCCAGTCCTGCGAGAAGACGCGGGCCACTGTCTCCTTAGAGATGTTTCATGGTGTTGGGGAGTTCTTCCGGTTTGCTATCCCTTCGGCTGTAATGATATG CCTCGAATGGTGGTCGTTTGAGCTGCTTATCTTGCTTTCTGGGCTTTTACCAAACCCTGAGCTCGAAACTTCGGTCCTATCTGTGTG CCTCACGACCATTTCAACCCTCTACATGATCCCATACGGATTCGGTGCTGCTGCAAG CACAAGAATCTCAAACGAACTTGGAGCTGGGAACCCACGTGCGGCCAAGGGGGTTGTTCGTGTTGTGATGTCTCTCGCGGTGGTGGAGATGGGTATTGTGAGCATAGCTTTGTTTCTAAGTAGGAAGGTTTTCGGATATACCTTCAGCAGCGAGAAGGAAGTGGTGGACTATGTGACGAGGATGGCCCCTCTGGTTTGCTTATCTGTCATCTTCGACAGTTTACAAGGTGTTCTCTCAG GGGTGGCTAGAGGATGTGGATGGCAGCACATTGGGGCGTACGTGAATCTTGGAGCGTTCTATCTATGTGGAATCCCGGTGGCCGCCTTTCTAGGTTTTAGGACAGGCTTAAGGGGACTAGGACTTTGGATCGGAATCCAAACCGGAGCTTTTGTGCAAACGGTGCTTCTCGCAGTTGTCACGAGCTGTGTCAACTGGGAAAAGCAG GCAAGGGAAGCAAGGGAGAGGCTATTCGAAGGAAGAAGTATGGCAGGCGATCTATTGATATGA
- the LOC116200747 gene encoding protein DETOXIFICATION 12-like isoform X3 gives MTLIIGFVLGMASALETLCGQAFGACQYRKVGIQTQTAILCLTLVCIPLSFLWFYMEKLLIFTGQEPMISREAGKFTACLIPALFSYALTQPLVRYFQAQSLTVPMLVSSSVSLCVHVPLCWALVFKSSLGNLGAAVAIDVSYWLNVALLVLFAWYSQSCEKTRATVSLEMFHGVGEFFRFAIPSAVMICLEWWSFELLILLSGLLPNPELETSVLSVCLTTISTLYMIPYGFGAAASTRISNELGAGNPRAAKGVVRVVMSLAVVEMGIVSIALFLSRKVFGYTFSSEKEVVDYVTRMAPLVCLSVIFDSLQGVLSGVARGCGWQHIGAYVNLGAFYLCGIPVAAFLGFRTGLRGLGLWIGIQTGAFVQTVLLAVVTSCVNWEKQAREARERLFEGRSMAGDLLI, from the exons ATGACACTAATAATCGGATTTGTG CTAGGGATGGCTAGTGCACTCGAGACACTATGCGGCCAGGCCTTTGGAGCTTGCCAATACCGTAAAGTTGGGATCCAGACCCAGACTGCAATTTTATGCCTCACCCTAGTCTGCATACCCCTCTCTTTCTTATGGTTTTACATGGAGAAACTGCTCATCTTCACTGGCCAAGAACCCATGATCTCCCGAGAGGCCGGGAAGTTCACCGCTTGTCTTATCCCAGCTCTCTTCTCCTATGCTTTGACGCAGCCACTGGTCCGCTATTTCCAGGCCCAGAGCCTGACAGTCCCCATGCTCGTGAGCTCGTCTGTGAGCCTCTGTGTCCATGTGCCCCTGTGCTGGGCCCTTGTGTTCAAGTCTAGCCTCGGAAACCTTGGGGCTGCTGTGGCTATTGACGTGTCATATTGGTTGAACGTGGCACTACTGGTGTTGTTTGCGTGGTACTCCCAGTCCTGCGAGAAGACGCGGGCCACTGTCTCCTTAGAGATGTTTCATGGTGTTGGGGAGTTCTTCCGGTTTGCTATCCCTTCGGCTGTAATGATATG CCTCGAATGGTGGTCGTTTGAGCTGCTTATCTTGCTTTCTGGGCTTTTACCAAACCCTGAGCTCGAAACTTCGGTCCTATCTGTGTG CCTCACGACCATTTCAACCCTCTACATGATCCCATACGGATTCGGTGCTGCTGCAAG CACAAGAATCTCAAACGAACTTGGAGCTGGGAACCCACGTGCGGCCAAGGGGGTTGTTCGTGTTGTGATGTCTCTCGCGGTGGTGGAGATGGGTATTGTGAGCATAGCTTTGTTTCTAAGTAGGAAGGTTTTCGGATATACCTTCAGCAGCGAGAAGGAAGTGGTGGACTATGTGACGAGGATGGCCCCTCTGGTTTGCTTATCTGTCATCTTCGACAGTTTACAAGGTGTTCTCTCAG GGGTGGCTAGAGGATGTGGATGGCAGCACATTGGGGCGTACGTGAATCTTGGAGCGTTCTATCTATGTGGAATCCCGGTGGCCGCCTTTCTAGGTTTTAGGACAGGCTTAAGGGGACTAGGACTTTGGATCGGAATCCAAACCGGAGCTTTTGTGCAAACGGTGCTTCTCGCAGTTGTCACGAGCTGTGTCAACTGGGAAAAGCAG GCAAGGGAAGCAAGGGAGAGGCTATTCGAAGGAAGAAGTATGGCAGGCGATCTATTGATATGA
- the LOC116200747 gene encoding protein DETOXIFICATION 12-like isoform X2 yields MMNSSILTEQLGMASALETLCGQAFGACQYRKVGIQTQTAILCLTLVCIPLSFLWFYMEKLLIFTGQEPMISREAGKFTACLIPALFSYALTQPLVRYFQAQSLTVPMLVSSSVSLCVHVPLCWALVFKSSLGNLGAAVAIDVSYWLNVALLVLFAWYSQSCEKTRATVSLEMFHGVGEFFRFAIPSAVMICLEWWSFELLILLSGLLPNPELETSVLSVCLTTISTLYMIPYGFGAAASTRISNELGAGNPRAAKGVVRVVMSLAVVEMGIVSIALFLSRKVFGYTFSSEKEVVDYVTRMAPLVCLSVIFDSLQGVLSGVARGCGWQHIGAYVNLGAFYLCGIPVAAFLGFRTGLRGLGLWIGIQTGAFVQTVLLAVVTSCVNWEKQAREARERLFEGRSMAGDLLI; encoded by the exons ATGATGAACTCTTCAATACTTACCGAACAGCTAGGGATGGCTAGTGCACTCGAGACACTATGCGGCCAGGCCTTTGGAGCTTGCCAATACCGTAAAGTTGGGATCCAGACCCAGACTGCAATTTTATGCCTCACCCTAGTCTGCATACCCCTCTCTTTCTTATGGTTTTACATGGAGAAACTGCTCATCTTCACTGGCCAAGAACCCATGATCTCCCGAGAGGCCGGGAAGTTCACCGCTTGTCTTATCCCAGCTCTCTTCTCCTATGCTTTGACGCAGCCACTGGTCCGCTATTTCCAGGCCCAGAGCCTGACAGTCCCCATGCTCGTGAGCTCGTCTGTGAGCCTCTGTGTCCATGTGCCCCTGTGCTGGGCCCTTGTGTTCAAGTCTAGCCTCGGAAACCTTGGGGCTGCTGTGGCTATTGACGTGTCATATTGGTTGAACGTGGCACTACTGGTGTTGTTTGCGTGGTACTCCCAGTCCTGCGAGAAGACGCGGGCCACTGTCTCCTTAGAGATGTTTCATGGTGTTGGGGAGTTCTTCCGGTTTGCTATCCCTTCGGCTGTAATGATATG CCTCGAATGGTGGTCGTTTGAGCTGCTTATCTTGCTTTCTGGGCTTTTACCAAACCCTGAGCTCGAAACTTCGGTCCTATCTGTGTG CCTCACGACCATTTCAACCCTCTACATGATCCCATACGGATTCGGTGCTGCTGCAAG CACAAGAATCTCAAACGAACTTGGAGCTGGGAACCCACGTGCGGCCAAGGGGGTTGTTCGTGTTGTGATGTCTCTCGCGGTGGTGGAGATGGGTATTGTGAGCATAGCTTTGTTTCTAAGTAGGAAGGTTTTCGGATATACCTTCAGCAGCGAGAAGGAAGTGGTGGACTATGTGACGAGGATGGCCCCTCTGGTTTGCTTATCTGTCATCTTCGACAGTTTACAAGGTGTTCTCTCAG GGGTGGCTAGAGGATGTGGATGGCAGCACATTGGGGCGTACGTGAATCTTGGAGCGTTCTATCTATGTGGAATCCCGGTGGCCGCCTTTCTAGGTTTTAGGACAGGCTTAAGGGGACTAGGACTTTGGATCGGAATCCAAACCGGAGCTTTTGTGCAAACGGTGCTTCTCGCAGTTGTCACGAGCTGTGTCAACTGGGAAAAGCAG GCAAGGGAAGCAAGGGAGAGGCTATTCGAAGGAAGAAGTATGGCAGGCGATCTATTGATATGA